Part of the Lotus japonicus ecotype B-129 chromosome 6, LjGifu_v1.2 genome, taaagGTTGGGAGGGATGAATGGTGTATGGTCCCGGGTTCAAAACCGAaggagagactaatttactaacatttttaaccactaacatttgcctataaaaaaaaacctataaAGGTACCTTTGCCATCAGTTCTTTTGGAATTCTTGTAGATTTAACATTCATCATATCAGCATTAATAGATCTCATTCCAGGGCCATAGAATAACTTGTTCCCAAACTGTCAAGATTGTCGCTACCTTGtagagttttttttaataagcaaatgttagttgttagtaatgctAGTAAATTAGTCTTCCTCAAGGTTCACTTGAGCTAGTAGTGCGAGGAACCTAAGTTTGTCACAATGCCAAGTGATTGCACTACAAGGAAGATAGCTCGTACTCAGTGACTCAGAGACGAACACTTTTTACAAAAACCGCCGCAAAGTGTAACACCGAGCCGCTTATCACTTCCGCAGCAGGTCGCGTGCAATGAGAGGCATACGGTTTTGAACTAGAGGCGGATTTTATTCTACTTGAGGCGGTTCTATTTCACGGCGGCTGGAAAACCATTGCAAGTTTCTAAATTTTTGTACTAGTGGGAGATTCTTGAACACACGTACCATCTAGCCACAATCTCCCTAGTGGCTTTGAGAAGATTGAATATTCCTTCAGGGATGAGAAGTTGTTGAGTCGGATGTTGCGCAGAGATTTTAAATGGATAGAAGTTTGAAAGCTTTCAATCTCGATGCATAGATGTAGAAATAGGTTAGACGATCTGTCAGGAGCCTGCGACTTGACACGTCAAAGACTAACAAAAATTTGCAATTTATAGCATATTCTATAttttagaaatattgaaaagtTTGAAATAAATAGTTTAATTATTTGAATATTATTCTGAATAAAATTATAGATGCTATATGGAGTGTCATGGATTTGGGTCGGGCGGTCGAGTCTTCAATTGTTGGGCCCAGATGCGAGTTCGGTTAGAAGTCTATGCCACAGCAGGGAAGGCCGACAATTAAAGACACAGCTGGGCGTCCCATGATCACACACTCGGCTAAGGAAAAAAATCAAGACACCCTGATTAGTGCTACCTGTCTGCTTAGTTGACTAGCAGTGTACTTAGTCAACCAGTTGTATACTTAGTCAACCGACCATGTAACAAATGTCGTATCTAGGATAAAGAGGTTCACCTATTATAAAAAGGGGGCATTTGTAGACTCATGTAGATATTTACTTTTTCCACTTCAATAACACTCTAAGTTTTCTTGCTCAACTGTTCTTAGCCTTAAAGTTTATTCTAGAACACTAGCTATCTGCAATCATATGCTCTATGTGCAATCCGAAAGAGTGTGGTTAATTCAAATGGACATATggtaaataaacaaaaaaaattctctaGATATAATTAGTAAGCCTATGTGAttgcataatttatttttaaatggaAAATAATTTGTAGATATTTGTATAATACTAGAATCGACTAGAGATAAGAAATTgttgaagaaagaacaagatgCTTCTTTTGTTCTTTCCAAGcgattggaaaagaaaaaaaaagtgaatataTTTGAGATAATTATATAATTACAACGAGGCATGAGGATCCTATTGgaatttaattatataattacaACGAGGCATGGGGATCCTATTGGAATTGGGATCCCGCACATCAAATTCTGATCAACAACTTGGAGGTATGGCTGAGTGACTTAAGGCATTGGTCTGCTAAATTGACATACAAGAAGATTGTATCATTCAATTCACATTCAACACTATTTTAATGTCACAGTTGCGAAAGAAGGGAAGCGAAAGATGTCATAGTTGAAATATAtgatagaaaaaaataaagttttgttAGATGCCTGCATTATTTATATGTCTAAATGGAGTATATGTGTTAGATGTCAACACTATTTGCATATCTTAAGGCATCTCCGATGgagatcttaaaataagatttAGATCTAACAAGATCTCACAACTGGAGTTATCCTACACGACATGAGATCTTTGCAAAAGCTAGCTCGCTACCTTCAAAAgtgagatcttaaataaaataatcattGTTTCTCTCATTCAATACAAGAAAtgtgtaaaataaataatatagatATTGGGTATTGTGAGTCAAACTAAAAGTAAAGTAAGATCTCAAACCATTGGAGCGAAATGTGCATTAGGATCTTATGGATGCCATTAACTCTATGTGGCAGAACAGAcctaaaaaaaatgattaagtCCCAAAATAACTAAGATTCTCTTATTGAAGATGCTCTTGGTATGATTacttttaaataaaagaaaaaaaaagtctatATTCAAGCAATCATAGATTGCAACAAGAGTGCATATGGCATATGGTAATGGTGGTCCACTGAAAGTCGTGTTATAAGGGATGTGCAATTATTCATCTAGGgaggattttattttattttttccaaaattaaacACATAATTATGTGAAACATATGACTTCACATAATTGCATAAAAAGAAAATTGCAtcttttgcttgtttgttttggttatttttttaaaaagcaaTTAAAAACATATTGAAGTAAGACTCAAAAATACACAATCCTTCTCTAAAGGAAGTCAGGACCAAGCAAAAAGAAGGGCAGAACAAAAAAACCCAGCCTAACACCACAAACCATTGCCAAAAAGACCAAAGCACCTACAAGTTACAACAAACAGCAAGCCAAGAGAGCAAGTAACCTAAAAGACAAGCAAGTCAACTCATTATTTTACCTTTAAATCCCTATCTCGATTGGCGATTGCGAGAGCTAATTTAAGCTACAGGACCTTGGTTATTTGTTTGTCGATATTTTTAGTACAATAAAACAAAATCGAATGTTTGGTTCCTGAATTGAAAACCTTAAAATTACTTGAAACCCCACACACGTAgctaaaaaatggaaaataatgCTTCTTGACATGATTAATATGTCGTCAAAATCACACAATCGGTGTCATGATGTAacggaattttttttctatctctctccccTATATTTCTATCAATTCTTATTGCTTATTCTCAAGTATCGTGTTGTACCGTGCTTCATTACATGTGTCGTCCAACATTACGGCCAACAAAAAGATATGGGTAATTGTTATTCTGACCTCTCTTTCATTTAGTTTCCATCACCTCATCTTTTTATACGCACTTGAAAGTGCGATGTTAACGCCCTTAAAAGGGGGAGTGGAACTAGACAAGATGGGGGTGAGAAAAACAATTACCAAATATATGTTTGAGTAAGAGCACTCTCTACGAAAGAAAACACACAAGAAACGCAAGAATCATGTCTGCCACCAATTAAAATTTGTCTTTCGCAGAAAAATGGAGTCATGTCATAATATTAGGAAATTTTAGCCAATCAACATGATCCATTTAGTTTCGTGGAGTCTCTGTTCATGCCACTCAACATTAGTTTCCGATTGGAATTGCATAATGCCTTTATAGGAAATTTGGGGGCGAAATTAATTTTGGGTACAAGTTAGAAAATACAACTTCTCCCAGAATGggaaaatcaaatctctgaatTATAAAGGCAATTATGATATCTCATTTTATACTCTTCATTCCTTTCACACTCTACATTCGTACCCTTTATATAAAGGAAATATAACTCGATTTTTGAGTTAATCCAATGGTAGGAATCAATTTTTATCAAAATGAAATTGTAAAAACTAATTCTGTACAAAATCACTGTGGCTCTTAGGAATCAAATGGTTTCACGAGCACATTAACTGTGTGTTTAGCTAGGAATACATTACTTTTTCACATTCAAGGACAAAATTATTTCAAACTAGAAGGTATCATTTGTAGTTTATGCGTTGTATGTGGCTCCAAAAGTATAAGCTAACAAAACATAACTCTCATAATATTTTTAGTTTTggcaagagaaaaaaaaacataaattcgcattcatattttttttttgtttttttataatttcacATTCATGATTCATGATGACACCtgcgttcaaaaaaaaaaaaaaaaacctgcgtTCTCCGTTATATGTGGATGGACAGGCGATGTGGTTGACCACACAATGGATGCTCTGGATTCTACATAGAATATGCTCTTGCTGACCACACcatgttatatttttaattaaaataatttttttgaaaacttaATTAAAACAATATTACAAATATTCAAAGAGCTTAACtattttgattatttaaaaaaaaattatactgtTATTTTCATCAAAGGCTTTATGTTGGCTTTCCTCTTGTTACCAAAAACAAAAggctttatgtttttttaaggaCGTTATGTAAATCTTACAAACTGAATAacaaatttattatatttatatttttcatgCATGCAATTTCTGTAGGTAAAAGAGTAGCAtaagttattttaatttttaacagCAATTTCTAGTATTTTACTATTTTCACacataaaattgaagttttttttaGTGCCATGGAACCATAttcaaaaaatgaatttaatGCAAGTCATATTTAACGAATATATGACTTTTAATGTGTAAAAAGGGTAAGTCATCAAGAAAGGGGCTGGTCATGAGCAAGTGCAAGAAGGCCAAGATTCATTGAATCTGACTTTTaattattgatatttttttaattattgataTTTTCACTTGAGCTTTCATTGACTTTGTGTAGAAGATatgttaatattttttcttGCGTTTCAAATCTCTGAATTAGAGGTGGATCTATATTgatccctaatttttttttatagcttTTGatccttaaattttttattttattttgaaataagtCCTTATAACATCATAATAATGCTTATGCGTGCCTTAAATTTTGTACAATCATCAATTCACGTGGATTGTACATATGGATTTTTCGGAGACCTAGAacatatttaactttttttctttatcaTATTGAAATTTCATGAATTATAGGGGTGTTCTTCTATTTACAAAGTACTAGTAAATCACTTGGGtgcatttatatatatatatatatatatatatatatatgtatatgctTGGTGCATAAGTATATAGATACTCTACATTTAAAAATGCAAATTAGATGATGAGTTACATCATCTGCTTGCTAACTGTTTGATAGTTTCTAAACCTATGTTTATCGTGTTGGCTTAGCATATTATACCATAAACTTCAAATTGCTATGGAGTTTGCGATGGATTAGAACATGATCCATGTCAAACTAAATAACACCTGAAGTGAAGTATTGTTAAGCTGGAACAACAGCCTCCAACTTAGAGATTCTCAAGCAACGAGCAAATGAGTTGAAACTCATTATTAAAATTGCATTGTATAAGATAAAATTAGCGTTAGCCATTTACAACTTAACGTCGATTCGTAAATAGCCCCAGCCTATATACCACCAATGTTAACGAAAGGCGAATAACAACAAATCAACAATCATCTTCTCAAGCATTTAATGTTGCTTTATAGCGTCATACCCATTATGATTGATGCTACAAATTAAATCAGCTTCGAGTACTTTAAAGTGGGCTACTATGCAGATGCAAATGACTAACGAGTAGTGATACattcacacctcactttctctttcatctcattttcattcatttttttttcttatctctcTACATTTCCTGTcatatcacatatcatatcatttATTTATCTCATTTCTCTTCACATTTGAAGAAGGTAGAGTGGAATTGGATGGAACAAACAACATTATTCGATGCAAAAACAATACTAAATAGTGTCAATCATTATTCTTGTAGTGCAAGCAAGCTCTAACATGCTATAAAAACATTGCTTTGTCGCTTATTTTTAAGGAATATATGAATCTTGAATATGGAAAGTTTTGTTTATATATTATTGAAGAATCTCACGATGTCACAgctgttttcattttttatgttTCCTGTCTTTTGTTATGTTTCCATCGATCTCCAATTATTTATGGCATGAGTGACGCTAGGGAAGTGCTTGATTTATAAatatggggttgtctaaatgacccatcctaaaatttgggttaaataacccataatttaggtggaccaatcagatttaagataattaattgaatttttaatatttcatttattaatttatttagagttaaatatgttttttgttcATGATTTATATAGATTAATATAAATGGTACCTGGAAAGAAATATAAAAGTTTTAGTCCTTGAAAAATTTTATTTGATCTAAAATGGTTTCATGTGGATTTTTTACATCTATTTCGGTCTCTCCAAAATTTCTTCCATTAAAATTAAGTCATTCTCTCCACATAATaatttcaaaacccagaaattaatctcataagCCCCAATCCCTCAACATGTGAACCACGTTTTCATTCATTGAAATGGATCCAGTGCATTTGAAGCTTGCATAGTTGTAACCATCTATTTCCAAGGGTAAGTGAATGGTGATGTACCAAATCCCCATCCATGTCATTCATTCGGTGACCACACGGGTCAATAAAGATCTCCATGGGTATGGATGGTTTTTGTAGTAAAACAGGGGAGGGTCGTTGCTGGCGGTGAAAACGTGCCTTGAATAGGAGGAGGATTTCGATGGCATGATGGAGGCTTTTCTGAGGGAAAGATTTCCAGGGATGGTGTTTTCCAAGTAGGTAACTTGTTCTTCGAAGGAGGTGTGAGGGAAAGGTTGTGATtcagggaagaagatgaaggaaattTCTGGGGTttaaagatgaagatgaagatgaaagggTTTATAAATTTCTGAATTTTTGgatgaagatatgaatttctgggttttcaAAAAACTATGAGGGGAGAAGGATTTAATTTTAATGGAAGAAATTTTAGAGGGACCGAAATAGGTGTGAAAAATCCACATGGAACCAttttagattaaataaaaattttcaAGGACTAAAACTTTTATATTTCTTTCCAAGTACCATTTATATTAATCTATATAAATCATggacaaaaaacatatttaattctaaataaattaataaatgaaatattaaaaatttaattaattatcttaaatctgattggtccacctaaattatgggttatttaacccaaattttaggatgggttatttagacaacccctataaatatttataacaTATAGTGATGTACGTGATACGAAAAAATAATGTGGAAAAAGAAAgtaaatgaaaatgagatagaaaaaaacataatgtgtgaatgaatcaaaatcCTTAAAAATAAAATGGACGGCTAGCCGGCCATTCTACAACTCTATATATATCCTTCACCCACATTCTAATTCTCATACCTTAGTGAagtgaagaaaaacaaaaatggtATCATCACTTCAAACCCCAAAGCCTCATGCTGTGTGTGTACCATATCCAGCTCAGGGCCATGTGAGTCCGTTCATGCAGCTAGCCAAACTCCTTCGTTGTAGTGGTTTCCACATAACCTTTGTGAACACTGAATTCAATCACAATCGTTTGGCCAAGTCTCTTGGACCAGATTTCGTGAAGGGGCTCCCAGATTTTCAATTTGAGAGCATACCAGATGGTTTGCCACCATCAGATAAGGATGCAACTCAAGACATTCCACAACTGTGTGATTCAACTAGGAAGAATTGTTATGAACCGTTCAAAGAgttggtgaagaagctgaactCTTCGCCTGAAGTGCCTCCGGTGAGTTGCGTGGTTGCGGATGGCGTAATGGGATTTGTTGGAAGAGTGGCGAGTGATTTAGGTATTCAAGAGCTTCAGTTTTGGACAGCCTCGGCTTGTGGATTAGTTGGATATTTGCAATACGATGAGCTTGTCAAAAGAGGTCTTGTTCCATTCAAAGGTGCGTATTTCTATTTGTCTCTATGACTCTATGTTTTCTAGCTAGCAAGATACTTGTGTCTTGTGCAATATTACACAGGTTAACCGAGGTCTGTTTTATCGATATTATTAACCTTTTTCATACCAATAAATTAAGGTGCTTGCTACCATACCACAATATTTAGTTTGGGTATGATACATGAGATGATGTGTTCCAATTAAATAAATCCAGTGTGTAATTAATTAAgtacttctttttttctttttaaatatttcattattTACTAACTAGTCATCAGTTAATGTATTACTTGAGAATACCCCTTGTCTCCAAACATCTCTTCTCTAAAAATCTCTTCATCTTCAGCACATCTTGAATCATTCTCTGTTACACATCTTGAGTCATCTACAATTTCGTTTCCCTTATCCCACATCTTGAGTCTTTCTCTGTTACACAACATAACAGATCTGGGGTTTTAAAAGCAAAAAAATTGTTCCTCATGTTCTTCTTTTCCTCCAACTTTGGGGGAAATGGGCGGCGGAGATAAGAGACCCAGCGCGGCGCGTGCGGTTGTGGCTACATTAAGATTCGCGGACCTGAAGAAGCTGCCATGGTGTACGACCACGTTGCCATCAAGATTCGCGGACCTGAAGCGCTCACCAATTTCTTAAAGCCACCCACAACGTGGCCGAAGAATGATTACTATTGTGGGTGCTAGAGACTCTGCTCTGCATTTTCACTGGCTGCGGTGGGCAGAGAAGATTGATATATTTTATTACTGATGTAGGATTTAAATTTTCTGGTTTGGATCTTTGCTACTATGCTTTATCGTCCTCCTTATGGATAGcttcttctctatttctttTTTGACCCTTGGGTCTGTACTTGTGCTACTTATATATACACATTTGGCGTACCTATCAAAACGTGGCTGGAGAATGAAGAAAAACTCGTGAGTAGCTCCGGTTACAGTTCCGGACAAGAAGAATCAGTAATCtgatttctctttttctcttttccaGATCTGTGTTGTGGCTGAGTTTTGGTGTTCATGttttttgtctttcttttttcCAGATCTGGATTATGGAAAGTTAAATGGGGTTTTGACTTTGGTAATGGAGATgttgttgaagaagatgatgatgaaggatgaatttctgggttAAGATGAAGCTTAATCTCTTTTCCTGAATGTGAAAACCctaaaactcaaaaaaataaGTTTCATGAAATTGAGTTACCACTTAACGAAATTACAAAACTGTTAGGACCATAACATAATTAatacaaatctttttttttcgttattttttaaaaagaaaaattaagaagtcAAAGTTTACAGTCAAAACAACTCCTATTGGTCCACATAAATTAAtattgagtttaatggataacCGTGTACAGTAGTATAGTTCATACACATTTAATCCATAAATATTTCATTAAACTATTGAAGTTGTTTTATTCTAGATGCTGAGCGTTTATGCTATATAGGTGGATGCTCTTCAATTAAAATGAGTTAATTTTGTAAACACCACCAACAAAAACAAGGTGTAGCACAACTGGTAGATAGTTTGACTCCTTAACCATCTAGTCCAGGGTTCGATTCCTGAGCGGTGCGTATGGAGAAACATTTGTTAGGAGAGGCCtacccacttaacgtgatctcagAGCCTCGAAGGATTATTCTCATGActgtcggctgtggggataccttgggaaaccaaaaaaaaaaatttgttaacaCCTATCTCCTTTACACTTTAAAGAGATACAAGAATGAATAGAGAAAAATGAGTGATATATTATGTGATGTAACACATATGGTAAAAAAATAGGAAGAAAAGCTGAATGAAACGAATTAAAAGAGAAAGTGAAGTGTTAACACATCATAACTCAATTTTAATATTGGGCTCCTATTTTGGTGGTGATGTTttgctatttttgtttttacttttaaaataatacatgtttttgctgtttttttttctgatcTAAGGTATGATTTATGTTTAAAAAATGTAGCTTAGGTGGGCTTTACTTTTATGGTTTAGTATTCTTCTAAAATACTCACTTAATTAAGAAAGTTGCTGGCAAgcctttttttaaataataccattgactttttaaaatgaaatattgatAGTTGCTAAAACAAACCCGTAGTTAATTAATAGATGATTTAAGTTTTATTTGGTGGCATGAGGCTAAGATTCCTTATCAAGTTCAAGTTCATTGGATAACTTATTACCTTTCTCATATATTTTAGATGAAAATTTCACCGATGGTACCTTGGATGCAAGTTTAGATTGGATCTCTGGCATGAAAGATGTGAGACTTAAAGACATTCCAAGTTTCATTAGAGTCACTGATCTAAATGATATCATGTTTAATTTCATGGGTTCTGAGGCACAAAATTGTTTGAGATCGTCTACCATCATCATTAACTCATTCCAAGATTTGGACACTGAGGCCCTTGATACCCTCAGGGCCACTAACCCAAACATCTATAGCATTGGCCCACTTCACTTGCTTGGCAGGCATTTTCCTGAAAAGGAGAATGGTTTCAAGGAAAGTGGGTCAAGTTTATGGAAAAATGATACTGAATGCATGAAATGGCTTGATAAATGGGAGCCCTCATCAGTGATATATGTTAACTATGGAAGCATAACTGTTATGAGTGAGCATCATTTAAAAGAATTTGCTTGGGGGATAGCAAATAGCAAGCTACCATTTTTATGGATTATGAGACCAGATGTGGTGATGGGTGATGAGTCTATAAATTTGCCCCAAGAGTTCTTAGATGAAGTCAAGGGCAGAGGATACATAACAAGCTGGTGCTTTCAAGAACAAGTTCTTGCACATCCATCAATTGGGATCTTTCTAACTCATTGTGGTTGGAATTCTACAATAGAAGGCATATCTTCTGGTGCGCCTTTGATTTGTTGGCCTTTCTTTGCTGAGCAACAAACAAATTGCAGGTATGCTTGCAAAACATGGGGAATAGGAATGGAAATTAACCATGATGTTAAAAGAGGGGAGATAACAGCCCTTGTCAATGAAATGATGGAAGGAGAAAAGGGGAAAGAGATGAGACAAAAGAGTTTAGAGTggaaaaagaaagcaataaaaGAAACTGGAATCGGAGGATCATCTTACAATAATTTCCATAAGTTAGTAAAAGAGGTTCTTCATCACAATGTTGCCTAAGTCCATTTGTACCAAGGGTTAAATAAAGTGTATTTTATTCAAATGCAAATGCAATTGATAGGCCTTGTGAAATCGGTGATGAATTTGTAATTGTCTCGAGTGATGAATTTGTAAGAATTTGAAGCATCGACTctttggctatgtttggcatgtttagctgataagctagctgaaagctgaaaagctagctgaaagcttataagctagctgatagctgaaagctgataagctagctgaaagctgaaaagctacgtgattggaataaaagtgtttggtaaaactagctgtttaacaagctgaaattgtaaaatgacataaaaggacatacttgtataattatttttatatttaacattactttattttcacattaatacctatatgatattaatattaaattattatcattttaaatatttttattaactcaagttatttatcatcttaaaaatataatattaatttttacttatttttattaatataatatttttcataCTTATGGTGCGCATAGGTGTGGCGGGAACTGCATACGcaagtgtgaggggaaaatatgtttagtgttttaataaatatataagggtaatggtggaattttaataaaataataaggataaaaatgagaataaatttaataagcaataagctttaagctataagctacctgagatagcttatagcttaaagctttaagctactgaaataagctcattcaccaaacacttttaaagagcttttaagctagtcaaataagttttaagctagtcaaataagctataagctagctgaaatggcatgccaaacatagcctttaTGTTATTTTGGTTGTCAGCAACCATGTCGAGTACTTACACGGTACGTAGTGCGGTATCGGAACATGGAACATGTTGGATAGTGGATACTCTTTGGAGGTGACCACTAGGGTGGGCACTTTTAAAAATGGTCCATGATGGATCAATGCCTAAGAACCGTTGGATAGAGAAATctagaaatatttttaaaatcagTGGTTAGGATTGAGTTACTGTTAAAAGGGTAACAGCGTAATATCCTCTTGCTCACTCCTCAATTCTTCCCAAACTGTAGATCTGCTCTTTCATGATTCATCTACCAGATCACATGAAATTGATCGAAAATCATGGGCAGTTCCTTTGTTGATTTCTGTTTCAATCTCTTCctgtatttcattttttaatcttGTTGTATGACAATTGTTTTTCTTTCCATACGGGTTTAGATCTCAGTTGCATCTGTTGTTGTGACAAAGAATTATATGTCTGGGTATAGAGGAAGGAGGGAAGGAGGGTGAGGGGGGTGGAGGAGTTGAAGGTggtgaagaggttgaaggaggACCCAGATCCTCTTCATCCGGCGCCGCCGTTCTCCCTTTGACCGATttcctctcttcccttttttcCTTCGCTTTTCTTTCTGTTTCGACCTCGCCACGCCGCGCATCTACTCCTCGCCACCGTGCTTAGGGTCGCACTACGATCTTCAGCCAAGGCCACCGCGCCACACGCCGCGCGCCGGAACCACCAGACCGCGCCTCCATCGCTGTTGATCTGCTTCTATCGTTCTCTCTCTTCCCATGTTTCTTCTTCATGGGAACTTGTTTGGTCAGATCCGTTTCTTTTTTTCCTCTTACCCCAGCACTGTTTGTTTCTTTTATAAAAAAGGTCAAAtttcttaaattaaaaaaaataatgtaattaaagtattttaaggatgtgaatAATGA contains:
- the LOC130723985 gene encoding linamarin synthase 1-like, which codes for MVSSLQTPKPHAVCVPYPAQGHVSPFMQLAKLLRCSGFHITFVNTEFNHNRLAKSLGPDFVKGLPDFQFESIPDGLPPSDKDATQDIPQLCDSTRKNCYEPFKELVKKLNSSPEVPPVSCVVADGVMGFVGRVASDLGIQELQFWTASACGLVGYLQYDELVKRGLVPFKDENFTDGTLDASLDWISGMKDVRLKDIPSFIRVTDLNDIMFNFMGSEAQNCLRSSTIIINSFQDLDTEALDTLRATNPNIYSIGPLHLLGRHFPEKENGFKESGSSLWKNDTECMKWLDKWEPSSVIYVNYGSITVMSEHHLKEFAWGIANSKLPFLWIMRPDVVMGDESINLPQEFLDEVKGRGYITSWCFQEQVLAHPSIGIFLTHCGWNSTIEGISSGAPLICWPFFAEQQTNCRYACKTWGIGMEINHDVKRGEITALVNEMMEGEKGKEMRQKSLEWKKKAIKETGIGGSSYNNFHKLVKEVLHHNVA